From a single Fulvivirga ulvae genomic region:
- a CDS encoding helix-turn-helix domain-containing protein → MNSKPSIQDFYNAELRWIPENLQKGIGNFNVFKFNGSRDKKLGPVPFVRKDFYKISLLTGNWRIYFGDRVIETGAQSILFSNPLLSYQWEPVGESPNGYCCLFTASFFSNFGKLSEYPLFQPNIIPVFELSNDEGSYIKALFERMFEEISSDYIYRYDALKNLTFDIVHTVLKKRSARISNFGSNSAQRISVQFLELLERQFPIENLQRRLELRSASDYADRLAIHVNHLNKALKKTTNKTTTVLIAERVIQEAKILLEKTNWSVSDIAQSLGFNEVTHFNNFFKKHENTSPSKFRMDWIS, encoded by the coding sequence GTGAATAGCAAACCTTCTATACAGGATTTCTACAATGCCGAATTACGCTGGATTCCGGAAAACCTGCAAAAAGGGATAGGAAATTTCAATGTCTTCAAGTTTAATGGGAGCCGGGACAAAAAACTTGGCCCGGTGCCATTTGTTAGAAAGGACTTTTACAAGATAAGTTTATTAACTGGAAACTGGCGGATATATTTTGGAGACAGAGTAATCGAAACAGGCGCACAGAGCATTCTCTTTTCTAACCCATTACTGTCTTATCAATGGGAACCTGTTGGAGAGTCGCCAAATGGCTATTGCTGCCTTTTTACGGCGTCTTTCTTTAGTAATTTCGGCAAATTATCAGAGTACCCTTTATTTCAGCCAAATATTATTCCTGTATTCGAATTATCCAATGATGAAGGCAGTTACATCAAAGCTCTTTTTGAACGCATGTTTGAAGAAATTAGCTCTGATTACATCTACAGATACGATGCTCTCAAAAACCTGACCTTTGATATAGTTCACACTGTGTTAAAAAAGAGATCAGCCAGAATTTCCAATTTTGGGTCGAACTCTGCACAGAGAATATCAGTCCAATTTCTGGAACTGCTTGAGCGTCAGTTTCCTATAGAAAACCTGCAGAGGAGACTGGAATTACGCTCAGCCTCAGATTATGCTGACAGACTGGCTATACATGTAAATCACCTCAATAAAGCGCTGAAAAAGACCACTAATAAAACAACTACGGTACTTATTGCTGAAAGAGTAATACAGGAGGCGAAGATTTTGTTGGAAAAAACCAATTGGAGTGTTTCTGATATTGCACAATCTCTCGGGTTCAATGAGGTCACCCATTTCAATAACTTTTTCAAAAAACATGAGAATACGAGTCCATCTAAGTTTAGAATGGATTGGATTTCGTAA